Proteins from a single region of Streptomyces vinaceus:
- a CDS encoding sensor histidine kinase: MRSWSLRARLVVSAVALIAVVGTAIGAVTTLALRSYLVDKLDDQLRVSVEMGTRKPLGEKAVRDKDDKFVLAPGSPLGAAGIRLLADGTVASTARSAALGGPGYDHIQRLTEAQTQALAKAARKAAGQGMPGAVNLDLPDLGAYRVLTAPDGSLVLGFPLAEVDSTVSTLIAVEVFVTLAGLIAASLAGQALVGVALRPLRRVAATATRVSELPLHSGEPALHERVPDAEADPRTEVGQVGAALNRMLGHVSSALTARQQSETRVRQFVADASHELRTPLASIRGYAELTRRGREEPGPDTRHALGRIESEATRMTGLVEDLLLLARLDAGRPLSSDDTDLAPLVVDAVSDARAAGPEHHWRLELPDEPAPIRADPARIQQVLVNLLANARTHTPPGTTVTAHVSRETSPSAVRLRIEDDGPGIPPALLPHVFERFARGDASRSRAAGSTGLGLAIVEAVVTAHGGRVDVQSEPGRTCFEVLLPLAPDQPPRNGSRPGSGTDSRIDARADSQTGHRLTTQR; the protein is encoded by the coding sequence GTGCGCTCCTGGTCCCTGCGGGCCCGCCTCGTCGTATCGGCGGTGGCGCTGATCGCCGTGGTGGGCACGGCCATCGGCGCCGTCACCACCCTCGCGCTGCGCTCGTACCTGGTCGACAAGCTCGACGACCAGCTGAGGGTCTCCGTGGAGATGGGCACCCGCAAGCCCCTCGGGGAGAAGGCCGTGCGCGACAAGGACGACAAGTTCGTCTTGGCCCCCGGCTCCCCCCTGGGTGCCGCCGGGATCCGTCTCCTCGCCGACGGGACCGTCGCCAGCACGGCCCGCAGCGCCGCCCTCGGCGGCCCGGGGTACGACCACATCCAGCGCCTGACCGAGGCCCAGACCCAGGCCCTGGCGAAGGCCGCCCGCAAGGCAGCCGGTCAGGGCATGCCCGGCGCCGTGAACCTGGACCTGCCCGACCTCGGGGCGTACCGGGTGCTCACCGCTCCTGACGGGAGCCTCGTCCTCGGCTTCCCGCTCGCCGAGGTCGACTCCACCGTCAGCACGCTGATCGCCGTGGAGGTCTTCGTCACCCTCGCCGGGCTGATCGCGGCCTCCCTCGCCGGACAGGCCCTGGTCGGAGTCGCCCTGCGCCCGCTGCGCCGGGTGGCGGCCACCGCCACCCGGGTCTCCGAACTCCCCCTGCACAGCGGCGAACCCGCCCTCCACGAGCGGGTCCCGGATGCCGAGGCCGACCCCCGTACCGAGGTCGGCCAGGTCGGCGCCGCCCTCAACCGGATGCTGGGGCACGTCTCCTCCGCCCTCACGGCCCGCCAGCAGAGCGAGACCCGGGTCCGCCAGTTCGTCGCGGACGCCAGCCACGAGCTGCGCACACCGCTCGCCTCCATCCGCGGATACGCCGAACTCACCCGCCGGGGACGGGAGGAACCGGGCCCGGACACCCGTCATGCCCTGGGCCGCATCGAGTCCGAGGCGACCCGGATGACCGGCCTCGTCGAGGACCTGCTGCTCCTCGCCCGGCTCGACGCCGGCCGCCCCCTCAGCTCCGACGACACCGACCTCGCCCCGCTCGTCGTCGACGCCGTCAGCGACGCCCGGGCCGCCGGACCCGAGCACCACTGGCGCCTTGAGCTCCCCGACGAGCCCGCGCCCATCCGTGCCGACCCGGCCCGGATCCAACAGGTCCTGGTCAACCTGCTCGCCAACGCCCGTACGCACACCCCGCCCGGCACCACGGTCACGGCCCATGTTTCACGTGAAACATCCCCATCCGCCGTCCGGCTGAGGATCGAGGACGACGGGCCCGGTATCCCGCCCGCCCTGCTCCCCCACGTCTTCGAACGGTTCGCCCGCGGCGACGCCTCCCGTTCCCGGGCCGCGGGCTCCACCGGCCTGGGACTGGCCATCGTCGAGGCCGTCGTGACGGCGCACGGCGGACGGGTGGACGTACAGAGCGAGCCGGGGCGCACCTGCTTCGAGGTCCTCCTCCCCCTGGCCCCCGACCAGCCCCCGAGGAACGGCTCCCGGCCGGGCTCCGGAACGGACTCCCGGATCGACGCCCGGGCGGACTCACAGACGGGGCACAGGCTCACCACACAGCGGTGA
- a CDS encoding bifunctional glycosyltransferase family 2/GtrA family protein — translation MRTDTSSGALPARAHLAPVPGEPVLDVVIPVFNEEKDLGPCVRRLHDHLTRTFPYPFRITIADNASTDRTPEVAADLAAAVDGVRSTRLEEKGRGRALRTVWSDSEAPVLAYMDVDLSTDLNALLPLVAPLISGHSDLAIGTRLARSSRVVRGAKREFVSRAYNLLLRSSLAARFSDAQCGFKAIRREVAERLLPLVEDSGWFFDTELLVLAERAGLRIHEVPVDWVDDPDSTVHIVSTATEDLKGMWRVGRALAVGALPLDRLARPFGDDPRDRSALPGVPRGLARQLLGFCAVGVLSTLAYLALYSLFRLGAGPQLANAAALLVSAVANTAANRRLTFGVRGRDRAVRHQAQGLVVFGVGLALTSGSLAALGAATSTPSHSTELAVLITANLAATVLRFLLFRAWVFPERRATPAKDDNR, via the coding sequence ATGCGAACCGACACCTCCTCCGGCGCCCTTCCGGCCCGGGCGCACCTCGCGCCCGTGCCCGGCGAGCCCGTACTCGACGTGGTGATCCCGGTCTTCAACGAGGAGAAGGACCTCGGCCCCTGCGTGCGCCGGCTCCACGACCACCTCACCCGCACGTTTCCGTACCCGTTCCGCATCACGATCGCCGACAACGCGAGCACCGACCGCACCCCCGAGGTCGCGGCCGACCTCGCGGCAGCGGTCGACGGCGTACGCAGCACCCGGCTGGAGGAGAAGGGCCGCGGCCGCGCGCTGCGGACGGTCTGGTCCGACTCCGAGGCACCCGTCCTCGCGTACATGGACGTGGACCTGTCCACCGACCTCAACGCGCTGCTCCCGCTGGTCGCCCCGCTCATCTCCGGGCACTCCGACCTCGCGATCGGCACCCGCCTCGCCCGCTCCTCGCGCGTGGTGCGCGGCGCCAAGCGGGAGTTCGTCTCCCGCGCCTACAACCTGCTCCTGCGCTCCTCCCTCGCCGCCCGCTTCAGCGACGCACAGTGCGGGTTCAAGGCCATCCGGCGGGAGGTCGCGGAGCGGCTGCTGCCACTGGTGGAGGACTCGGGCTGGTTCTTCGACACCGAACTGCTGGTCCTCGCCGAGCGGGCCGGGCTGCGGATCCACGAGGTGCCCGTGGACTGGGTCGACGACCCGGACTCCACCGTCCACATCGTCAGCACCGCCACCGAGGACCTCAAGGGCATGTGGCGGGTGGGCCGGGCCCTGGCCGTCGGCGCGCTGCCCCTCGACCGGCTCGCCCGCCCCTTCGGCGACGACCCGCGCGACCGCAGCGCCCTGCCCGGGGTGCCGCGCGGACTCGCCCGCCAGCTCCTGGGCTTCTGCGCCGTCGGGGTGCTCTCCACGCTGGCCTACCTCGCCCTGTACTCCCTCTTCCGGCTCGGCGCCGGACCACAGCTCGCCAACGCGGCCGCCCTGTTGGTCTCCGCCGTCGCCAACACCGCCGCCAACCGCCGGCTGACCTTCGGGGTCCGCGGCCGCGACCGGGCCGTACGCCACCAGGCCCAGGGCCTCGTCGTGTTCGGCGTCGGACTGGCCCTGACCAGCGGATCCCTGGCCGCCCTCGGCGCGGCCACCTCCACCCCCTCCCACAGCACCGAACTGGCCGTACTGATCACGGCCAACCTCGCCGCGACCGTGCTGAGGTTCCTGCTCTTCCGCGCCTGGGTCTTCCCCGAGCGGCGCGCCACTCCCGCGAAGGACGACAACCGATGA
- a CDS encoding ArnT family glycosyltransferase gives MTTAVPPMDSPFPERAPTAPAEPTAPTAPGHAAGTATAGRPRWERPAYVALLLATAVLLLWNLGASGYANSFYSAAVQAGSESWKAFFFGSSDAGNSITVDKPPAALWPMALSVRLFGLGGWQILVPQALMGVGTTAVLHAAVRRHFGPAAALISGTVFALTPVAALMFRFNNPDALLTLLLTVTVYCVLRALDGAHTKWLVWAGVAVGFAFLTKTLQAFVILPPLALVYAVCAPTRLRRRLGQLLLAGAAMVVAGGWWVVIVELWPASSRPYIGGSQNNSFLELTLGYNGLGRINGNETGSVGGGARPGGGGGGGGWGETGIDRLFSANIGGQISWLLPAALVMLVTGLVITWRARRAADSLEGMARAAFLVWGGALLITALVFSYMQGIFHEYYTVALAPFVAALVGMGVAMLWEERGSKAAALTLSATLALTAWWSYVLLGRSAGYLPWLRWTVLVAGLVSAAGLLVGARFGRRFALGAAGLGMAAALAGPLAYCLTTVDSTRGGSIVTAGPAVSGGRGGMGMGMRFGGGELPPGAFPQGMPQGGPQQGQPGGGAQGGPRQFPRGQGAAAGQGFPGGRGALGGRGAENFAGGPGGGGMGGLLGGTKVGTEATAALRKDAGKYTWAAAAVGAQNAASYQLASGEPVMPIGGFNGSDPSPTLAQFQEYVRSGKIHYFIGEGARVGGEGQAGQAGRGGPGAGPSGGTSSAITSWIQANYRSTTVGGATFYDLTAPLNGTSAPS, from the coding sequence ATGACCACGGCCGTACCACCCATGGACTCCCCGTTCCCCGAACGGGCCCCGACCGCACCGGCAGAGCCGACAGCCCCGACCGCACCGGGCCACGCGGCCGGTACCGCGACCGCCGGCCGCCCCCGCTGGGAGCGGCCCGCCTACGTGGCGCTCTTGCTGGCCACCGCCGTCCTGCTGCTGTGGAACCTGGGCGCCTCCGGCTATGCGAACTCCTTCTACTCCGCGGCCGTCCAGGCGGGCAGCGAGAGCTGGAAGGCCTTCTTCTTCGGCTCCTCCGACGCCGGCAACTCCATCACCGTCGACAAGCCCCCGGCCGCCCTGTGGCCCATGGCCCTGTCCGTCCGGCTGTTCGGGCTCGGCGGCTGGCAGATCCTCGTCCCGCAGGCCCTGATGGGCGTCGGCACCACCGCCGTGCTCCACGCCGCCGTCCGCCGCCACTTCGGGCCGGCGGCCGCGCTGATCAGCGGCACGGTCTTCGCGCTCACCCCGGTCGCCGCGCTGATGTTCCGCTTCAACAACCCGGACGCGTTGCTCACCCTGCTGCTGACCGTCACCGTCTACTGCGTCCTGCGCGCCCTCGACGGCGCCCACACCAAGTGGCTCGTCTGGGCCGGCGTCGCGGTCGGCTTCGCCTTCCTGACCAAGACCCTCCAGGCCTTCGTCATCCTGCCGCCACTCGCCCTCGTCTACGCGGTCTGCGCGCCGACCCGGCTGCGCCGCCGGCTCGGCCAGCTGTTGCTCGCCGGAGCCGCCATGGTGGTGGCCGGCGGCTGGTGGGTGGTGATCGTGGAGCTCTGGCCCGCGTCCTCCCGCCCGTACATCGGAGGCTCGCAGAACAACTCCTTCCTGGAACTCACCCTCGGCTACAACGGCCTCGGCCGGATTAACGGCAACGAGACCGGCAGCGTCGGCGGTGGAGCCCGCCCCGGCGGAGGCGGCGGGGGCGGTGGCTGGGGAGAGACCGGCATCGACCGGCTCTTCTCGGCCAACATCGGCGGGCAGATCTCCTGGCTGCTCCCGGCGGCCCTGGTCATGCTCGTGACCGGACTCGTGATCACCTGGAGGGCCCGCCGGGCCGCCGACTCCCTGGAGGGAATGGCACGGGCGGCGTTCCTGGTGTGGGGCGGCGCCCTGCTGATCACGGCGCTCGTCTTCAGTTACATGCAGGGCATCTTCCACGAGTACTACACCGTGGCGCTGGCCCCGTTCGTGGCCGCGCTGGTCGGCATGGGCGTGGCCATGCTCTGGGAGGAGCGGGGCAGCAAGGCCGCCGCGCTCACCCTGTCCGCCACCCTGGCCCTGACCGCCTGGTGGTCGTACGTCCTGCTCGGCCGCTCGGCCGGGTACCTGCCGTGGCTGCGCTGGACCGTGCTCGTGGCCGGTCTCGTCTCCGCCGCCGGGCTGCTGGTCGGTGCCCGGTTCGGTCGGCGGTTCGCGCTGGGCGCGGCGGGGCTGGGGATGGCGGCGGCGCTGGCCGGTCCGCTCGCGTACTGCCTGACGACGGTGGACTCCACCCGCGGCGGATCGATCGTGACGGCCGGGCCGGCGGTCTCGGGCGGCCGGGGCGGCATGGGCATGGGCATGCGCTTCGGCGGCGGTGAACTCCCGCCCGGCGCCTTCCCGCAGGGGATGCCGCAGGGCGGCCCGCAGCAGGGCCAGCCGGGCGGCGGTGCGCAGGGCGGGCCCCGGCAGTTCCCCCGAGGCCAGGGCGCGGCGGCCGGCCAGGGCTTCCCGGGCGGCCGGGGGGCCCTCGGCGGGCGCGGCGCGGAGAACTTCGCGGGCGGCCCGGGCGGCGGCGGTATGGGCGGCCTGCTGGGCGGTACGAAGGTCGGTACGGAGGCCACGGCGGCCCTGCGCAAGGACGCGGGGAAGTACACCTGGGCGGCAGCCGCCGTCGGCGCGCAGAACGCGGCGAGCTACCAGCTGGCCTCGGGCGAGCCGGTCATGCCGATCGGCGGGTTCAACGGGAGCGATCCCTCCCCGACGCTGGCGCAGTTCCAGGAGTACGTACGCTCCGGCAAGATCCACTACTTCATCGGCGAGGGCGCCCGCGTCGGCGGCGAGGGGCAGGCCGGGCAGGCCGGGCGCGGCGGCCCGGGGGCCGGCCCGAGTGGCGGCACCAGCAGTGCCATCACGAGCTGGATCCAGGCCAACTACCGGTCCACCACGGTCGGTGGAGCCACCTTCTACGACCTGACCGCCCCCCTGAACGGCACGTCCGCCCCGTCCTGA
- a CDS encoding TetR/AcrR family transcriptional regulator: protein MVTAADPGETRTSVWLSPGHGAPAKRRSEAPSGLDRDRITGATVRLLDTEGLARFSMRRLAAGLGVTAMSLYWYVDTKHDLLELALDRALGELPLPRSAPAAADPPVPAAPPAEGWSGRLRSLACGYRRLLAEHPWVAPLTAAYPNIGPHARAFDSALQRLLDATGLAGACRTGAHLAVSQFLHGCGGAARRTSEGDFALALDVLIAGIEAKAARPGA from the coding sequence ATGGTGACCGCGGCCGATCCCGGCGAGACCCGGACCAGCGTGTGGTTGTCCCCCGGACACGGCGCACCCGCCAAGCGCCGCAGCGAGGCGCCCTCCGGCCTCGACCGTGACCGGATCACCGGCGCCACCGTCCGGCTGCTCGACACCGAGGGGCTGGCCCGGTTCTCGATGCGGAGGCTGGCGGCCGGGCTCGGGGTCACCGCGATGTCCCTGTACTGGTACGTCGACACCAAGCACGATCTGCTCGAACTCGCCCTGGACCGGGCCCTCGGCGAGCTTCCGCTGCCCCGCAGCGCCCCAGCCGCCGCCGATCCGCCCGTCCCCGCCGCCCCGCCCGCGGAAGGCTGGTCCGGCCGGCTTCGGTCGCTGGCCTGCGGGTACCGGCGGCTGCTGGCGGAGCACCCGTGGGTGGCCCCCCTGACCGCCGCGTACCCCAACATCGGCCCGCACGCCCGCGCCTTCGACTCCGCCCTCCAGCGGCTGCTCGACGCCACCGGCCTCGCGGGAGCCTGCCGGACCGGCGCTCACCTGGCCGTGTCGCAGTTCCTGCACGGCTGCGGGGGCGCGGCCCGGCGGACCTCCGAGGGGGACTTCGCCCTCGCGCTCGACGTCCTGATCGCGGGCATCGAGGCGAAGGCCGCCCGCCCGGGGGCATAG